The region CCcttgctgctgtcctgctgctcctgtcctggcCACTCCTGGACAGGACAGGTTGATTCGAGGCCCGGCGCTGCAGGCGGGAGCGGCTGCGTCTGGGGGATGTCCCTGACGACGTCTCCCTTGGCCTGGGCCTCTCAGTGCTTGATGTTGTCCTGTGGCTCCTGTCACGGCGACTCCTGGACCGGACAGGCGGACGCTGGGCCTGACCTTGCTGGCGGGAGCGGCTGCGTCTGGGGGATGTCCCTGACGACGTCTCCCTTGGCCTGGGCCTCTCAGTCCTTGGTCTTGTCCGGCTGCTCCTGTCAcagggactcctggaccggACAGGCGGACTCTGGGCCTGACCTTGCTGGCAGGCACGGCTGCGTCTGGGGGATGTCCGTGAAGGTGTCTCCCTTGGCCTGGGCCTCTCAGTCCTTGTGGTtgtcctcctgctcctgtcacagGGACTCCTCGATCGGACAGGTCCATCTGGGGCCCGACCTTGCTGGCGAGAGCGGGTTGGCCTGCAGCCGGGCCCAGCACGTCTGGAATGGACCCTGTCCTCAGGGTCAGAGGAGCTGCTGTACGTTGAGCTCGATGTGCTGGGGTTGCTGGTGTGCAGTGAAGAAGACAGCAGAGACTGCAGCCATACTgtgtgctggtggctgctgctgggctccgCAGATGGAGACTGGGGATCCAGCCCCGATGGCACcagggtgctggagctggggctgatggCCTCAGGTGCTGAGGAGCCATCAGCAGGCTCCAGTCCTGACTGTCTGGTCAGGCTGGGGCCACTGAGCTCTAACTCAACCCTGGAAGCTGTAAGGCCAAGCAGGAATGTGAAAGACCACCCAGGCCCGAGGcaagccaggccagagcagaacCCCCAGCCCTTCAGGAGCAGACGGGCTCTgccaagcccagcctgggcactgtccccagcccaggggcacCGGCTGCTTTGCCTCCTACCCGTTCCGAGACCAGCACAGCTGTCACACTCCCAGCTCTCTATGCGGTTTCTCAGGCCAGAGCAGCGCCTGTGGGTGCCCTCAGCAGCGCAGGAGGAGCACAGGAGCAGTTCCCAGGGCCTGGGGAGGCAAACGGACTCGTGGACAACGTGTCCACAGCACAGGATTGTCCAGACaaactcttctgtttctttcccctGTGAGCCCTTGAAGTGACACACGTATCCTGCAGAGCCTCAGGTGCAGCTCCCCAGCTTACCCCTCTTCCTCTGCGTCCTCCCTGCCTCCCGGGTAAAGGCAATCCCTGGCAGTGCACCTGCTGTGCCTCTCTCCTAGATCCGCAAAGGCATAGTTGTCCTCCCATGCTGGGTCTCtgatggggaaaggaaaagctgatgaGTTTCTGATGTCCTGCCCTCATGGAGGTACAGGTTGTCCCCGCTCTTTCTCCAGTGCTTTTCCAAGTCCTGCGTGAAGCTGAAGCCCAGACTCACAGGGCACATAGCACAGCACTTGCACCTCCTGTCCTGTGAGCCAGGCAGAAGGACACCAACCTGAAGGGAATTCGGATCCCCATGGTGAACATTTCAACCGTGAATGCCGCCTTGTCTCTGCACAGGGGGCACTGGAAGGCTAAAGCACCAGCGCAcatggcctgtccctgcagggcaaACAGAAGCAGGGTGAGCAaggccctggtgctgctgagcacCTGCTGTGCCCCGGGGCGGAGGGGATGGCTCCTACCTGGATGCAGTCCCTGTGGAACCAGGCCCTTTTGCACGCTGGGCACACCAGGGTTCTGAAGGTCTTTCTATCCTCCACAGGCTCCATGCAGATGAGGCAATCGGTGCCCGGCTCTGGAGTCGCCTCCACGTCCTGCTCTGGACTGTGCTCagggcagaaggagctggaggaaaatGGATGGGCAAAGTGAGAAATGTTGGATCTTCTCCCAGGGGCGACCAGGAGTGGGGAGGAGGTACCTGTAATCTGGAATATACTGTGTGACACAGCCGCCCTCcttggcacagggcaggtggaACCATCTGTCACAGTCCTCCTTGCAACACTTGATGGTTGCCCCGCTCTGGCCACAGAcgcagcagtgctggaaagaGCCAAGCAGCCCCATCAGCAGCAGCCTTGGggcctccccaggcagccccacGGCTCCAGGCAGGGCGTAGGATGTGGCCACTGCTGGGTCTCAGCCCACAGAGCCGTCTGGCGGAGGAGGctcctgtgccagagcctctgtgcagctgctgggagccagaCTTTGTCCCACAGCCGGCCGGAAGGGCAGGCCTTTCATTCCAAGTGTCTGGGCTCAGCTCTGGCAAACCTGGCCTGGCACAAATCTCCCTGCTCTTGTCAGGCTCTCACCTTTTGTGCCGCCTGCCGAACTGCAAATCGGATATATCTAGGAAAAAATCCCACGAATCCAAGAAAATCGTCGTCTTGATGAAAAAGTAGAGTGGCAAAGAACTGCAGCAAAGGGGATGAGCAGATGAGGAGAGAGAGGCAGGAACTGCCCATTGCAATGGTGGAGGGAGCGCCCGGAGCCACTCACCAGGCAGAACTCATGGGCACAGACCCCGCAGTCCTCCAGTTTGTCACCGCAGATGTCCCGGTCAGCCTCTGCACGGCGACACAGCAtgcaggctgcagggcacagagccaATGGCAGCGGGCATGGGCACCTCTGCGGGGCTCTTTGCCTGCAGCAGCATCGGCcccaagggctgctctgcccctgcctgcctgcctggctgatgggcagggctggaggcctTGGAGAGCAGGGGCCATTGCGGGCACGggtgtcccaggagctgcccctggcccagctgggcCCCActtggggaggaaggaggctcCCAGCCACGGCatggctgagcagctcctgcctccccctgcctctgccctgggccccACATCGCCTGCCACAAGAGCCCCTGGGCCAGGCTGTGGGAGGGTGGCTTTGCCCTCACCTGGCTCCCTGTCACCAGGGCCCTCCTGCTTGCTGTGAGACATGGCAGCTGTCAGTGGTGAGTCCCTGTCCTGAAACGCCACCGTCTCCTCCAGGTGCTGGTCCTCTCTCTGTGCGAGAGAGAAGAGTGTGGGGAGTTTGCAGCACAGGCCCAGAGCCACGAGGGCACCAGTCCCTGGTCAGCCCTGCGTGAGCCCTGCTCCTGTCCGCCTTCTCCTCCCGTCGTCACGTCGAGGAACACCGCAGTCTGCTCTGGTTGTTCCTCCGCTGAttctgggcagggagaggcaggtgAGCCTGCAGCACAGGCCCAGATCCCGAGGTGTGGGGTCCCTCtggtccctgggcagcagcgtCCGGCCCAGCCTTCTCCTCCCGTTGCCAGGTCGCACTGACACACGGCCTGAGCCCAGCTTGGCCCTTTTGGGACCTTGGTCGCACGGGTCACAATGGCCACTCTGACATCAGCATCGTGCAGCCAAAAtcggggcagccacagcctcaggtcCCTGGCAACCACTCGAGGCGGCCCCCTTGGGAACCCAGGTTCTCAGATGGGTGCAAAGGTTTGGTCAGCAGGGAACCAGGCAGGGACTCCTGCAGCGAGTGCAGGGTCAAATGCCAGGCCCCGAGGCAACCCTcgggcactgctctgctgctgctcctggtgctgctcctgcaactttcacacagacacagagctgcctgctctgtCTCAACCCTGTTCAGCACTGGACAGCAGGACACAGTCAAATGTTGTCTTGGCTATATGATCGAATTATTTATAGTGGAAaagagacagtccgggacctgagatgttagaagaagaaatttttaggtgggaggagatgatggagtggcttttggctggacttttcttgttggCCATGGACTGAACCAGATTCTTCTGCAATTGAGACTGCATTttgggggatgcagtggtgacccaaagagacctgcttcagcaaccaccagcacaggaatggcaagaacagagaaaagctgaggagggaatggtgatgccctctgtcttcacgaagaagatgatctctgttcttggacctttggccccaggggaaaatgggggggactgtagtcccaagatgagaagctgaactgttgtctcttttagtccgtagcaaagcatccttaaaggagccctatgagcagtctgtccatgcacggtggtgagaacactgtgacatggaaaggagagtgtcacatgggcagattttctctgcacagtgccatgtgtgacatggaaacacaagaggtggcaactgtgtttcctggggggtctgtggtgcaagagagacttctctctcccttgatggactgagtattgattatctgaagggtggcaacttgatcag is a window of Vidua macroura isolate BioBank_ID:100142 chromosome 13, ASM2450914v1, whole genome shotgun sequence DNA encoding:
- the LOC128814172 gene encoding PHD finger protein 7-like, coding for MSHSKQEGPGDREPACMLCRRAEADRDICGDKLEDCGVCAHEFCLFFATLLFHQDDDFLGFVGFFPRYIRFAVRQAAQKHCCVCGQSGATIKCCKEDCDRWFHLPCAKEGGCVTQYIPDYSSFCPEHSPEQDVEATPEPGTDCLICMEPVEDRKTFRTLVCPACKRAWFHRDCIQGQAMCAGALAFQCPLCRDKAAFTVEMFTMGIRIPFRDPAWEDNYAFADLGERHSRCTARDCLYPGGREDAEEEGPWELLLCSSCAAEGTHRRCSGLRNRIESWECDSCAGLGTASRVELELSGPSLTRQSGLEPADGSSAPEAISPSSSTLVPSGLDPQSPSAEPSSSHQHTVWLQSLLSSSLHTSNPSTSSSTYSSSSDPEDRVHSRRAGPGCRPTRSRQQGRAPDGPVRSRSPCDRSRRTTTRTERPRPRETPSRTSPRRSRACQQGQAQSPPVRSRSPCDRSSRTRPRTERPRPRETSSGTSPRRSRSRQQGQAQRPPVRSRSRRDRSHRTTSSTERPRPRETSSGTSPRRSRSRLQRRASNQPVLSRSGQDRSSRTAARAQRPRRRGAPSGVSRRSNRSRLRHRVSTGTSNSST